The proteins below are encoded in one region of Mycobacterium botniense:
- a CDS encoding ABC transporter ATP-binding protein, with translation MASVSFEEATRQYPGAKRPAVDHLDLTIGDGEFVVLVGPSGCGKTTSLRMVAGLETLDSGRIRIGERDVTNVDPKDRDVAMVFQNYALYPHMTVAQNMGFALKVAKTPKAEIRERVLDAARLLDLQPFLDRKPKDLSGGQRQRVAMGRAIVRRPQVFLMDEPLSNLDAKLRVQTRAQIAALQRRLGTTTVYVTHDQVEAMTMGDRVAVLRDGVLQQYATPRELYRTPANVFVAEFIGSPAMNLFTLPIANSSVALGDWRIPVPREVTDTTGEVVIGIRPEHFELGSLGVEMEVDVVEELGADAYLYGRITGPGPALDRPIVARADGHNPPQRGSRLRLNPQLGHVHFFGRDGRRIR, from the coding sequence ATGGCGTCGGTAAGTTTCGAAGAGGCGACGCGGCAATACCCCGGCGCAAAGCGGCCTGCGGTGGACCACCTGGACTTGACAATCGGCGACGGCGAATTCGTCGTGCTGGTGGGTCCTTCCGGATGCGGCAAGACGACGTCACTGCGGATGGTGGCGGGATTGGAAACTCTGGACTCCGGACGTATCCGTATCGGTGAACGTGATGTCACCAATGTTGACCCCAAAGACCGTGATGTGGCGATGGTATTTCAGAACTACGCGCTTTACCCGCACATGACGGTGGCGCAGAACATGGGGTTCGCTTTGAAGGTAGCCAAGACACCGAAAGCGGAGATCCGTGAGCGGGTGCTTGATGCAGCGCGATTGCTTGACCTGCAACCATTCCTGGATCGCAAACCCAAGGATCTCTCCGGTGGGCAGCGCCAGCGGGTGGCGATGGGCCGCGCTATTGTCCGTCGCCCGCAGGTTTTCCTGATGGACGAGCCGCTGTCGAATCTCGATGCCAAGTTGCGGGTGCAAACCCGCGCTCAGATCGCCGCTCTGCAACGCCGGCTGGGCACCACCACCGTCTACGTCACCCATGACCAAGTCGAGGCAATGACTATGGGGGACCGCGTCGCGGTGCTGCGCGACGGTGTGCTGCAACAGTACGCAACACCGCGAGAGCTTTACCGAACCCCCGCTAATGTATTCGTCGCGGAGTTCATCGGCTCTCCGGCGATGAACCTTTTTACCCTTCCGATCGCCAACAGCTCAGTAGCGCTGGGAGACTGGCGGATTCCAGTGCCTCGCGAGGTCACCGACACTACCGGCGAAGTCGTCATCGGGATCCGGCCCGAACACTTCGAACTGGGCAGCCTCGGCGTGGAGATGGAGGTCGACGTGGTAGAGGAACTCGGTGCTGACGCGTACCTCTACGGCCGCATCACCGGGCCGGGCCCCGCACTTGACCGCCCCATCGTCGCCCGGGCCGACGGACACAACCCCCCGCAACGGGGCAGCCGGCTGCGCCTTAACCCGCAGCTCGGACACGTGCATTTCTTCGGGCGTGACGGCCGGCGGATCCGGTAG
- a CDS encoding CapA family protein, translated as MRAAETTHTVFLCGDVMTGRGLDQILPHRGSPELHEPVVTDARTYVALAEQTNGPIAVPVDFAWPWGEAAALLDEVAPDVRLINLETSITADGEFAPGKTVHYRMHPDNIACLTVIRPDAVALANNHVMDFGIRGLADTLRALDEAGLRGVGAGLTVEEAECPAVVGLPHGRRVVIAARGTESSGIPHSWAAGINRPGVALLADLSDQAADEITGRVMALKQPGDIAIVSVHWGSNWGYGVEPAQRRFAHRLIDAGIDVVHGHSSHHPRPVEIYRGKLIVYGCGDLIDDYEGIRTHGSFRPELRLLYFARTDGDAAALLMVPMRARRMRLERATRDEAEWLRSTLEQVSRPFGTRVRLTSDGALTVSA; from the coding sequence ATGAGAGCCGCCGAGACCACTCACACGGTATTTCTCTGCGGGGATGTGATGACCGGCCGGGGGCTGGATCAGATACTGCCGCATCGGGGCAGTCCCGAGTTGCACGAGCCTGTGGTGACCGATGCCCGCACCTATGTGGCTCTTGCCGAGCAAACCAATGGCCCCATCGCGGTCCCCGTCGACTTCGCGTGGCCGTGGGGGGAAGCGGCGGCGTTACTCGATGAGGTCGCACCCGACGTGCGGCTGATCAATCTGGAAACCAGCATCACCGCCGACGGTGAATTCGCGCCCGGTAAAACTGTTCATTACCGGATGCACCCCGACAACATCGCCTGTCTGACGGTAATCCGACCGGATGCGGTCGCACTTGCCAATAACCACGTCATGGATTTCGGGATCCGTGGCCTGGCCGACACCTTACGGGCCCTTGACGAAGCCGGATTACGCGGCGTCGGCGCGGGCCTGACGGTCGAGGAGGCCGAGTGTCCTGCGGTTGTCGGCCTTCCCCATGGTCGGCGTGTCGTCATTGCCGCGCGTGGAACGGAGTCCAGCGGGATTCCGCACAGCTGGGCGGCGGGTATCAATCGGCCGGGAGTGGCCCTGCTGGCCGACCTGTCGGATCAGGCCGCCGACGAGATCACCGGCCGCGTCATGGCGCTCAAACAGCCCGGGGATATCGCGATCGTGTCGGTGCACTGGGGCTCCAATTGGGGCTATGGCGTCGAACCAGCTCAGAGACGTTTCGCCCACCGGCTAATCGACGCCGGAATCGATGTGGTGCACGGGCATTCGTCGCACCATCCGCGGCCGGTCGAAATCTACCGGGGCAAGCTCATCGTGTACGGCTGTGGGGACCTGATCGATGATTACGAAGGTATCCGAACGCATGGATCTTTCCGGCCTGAGCTGCGCCTGCTGTACTTCGCCCGGACTGATGGCGACGCCGCCGCATTGCTCATGGTCCCGATGCGGGCGAGACGAATGCGCCTCGAGCGCGCAACCCGCGATGAGGCCGAATGGTTGCGATCCACCCTCGAGCAGGTGAGCCGACCGTTCGGAACTCGTGTCCGGCTCACGAGCGACGGCGCGCTTACCGTCAGCGCCTGA
- a CDS encoding ribonuclease Z: MSTRELIVLGSASQLPTRHRNHNGYLLRWDGQGLLFDPGEGTQRQMLLAGVSVNGVHRLCITHFHGDHCLGVPGLVQRLSVDGVAHPVWAYFPASGRQLFTRLRYACVFHEVADLREVPVSGDGAVAMASFGVLEARRLDHSIDAFGYRLVEPDGRRLVPELLARFGIEGPAVGELQRAGSIRAGGRRVRLEEVSQPRRGQRFAFIMDTRLCDAVYALADGADLLVIEATFLSEDSELAARYGHLTAQQAATVAAECGVRRLVLTHFSQRYPDTNRYAAQAAEVFSGDLVIAEDFARIPVPARP; the protein is encoded by the coding sequence GTGTCGACCCGTGAGTTGATCGTGCTCGGCAGCGCCAGTCAGCTACCCACACGACACCGCAATCACAACGGGTACCTGCTGCGCTGGGACGGCCAGGGTCTGCTCTTCGATCCAGGCGAGGGCACGCAGCGGCAAATGCTCCTGGCCGGCGTATCGGTCAACGGTGTCCATCGCTTATGCATTACCCATTTCCACGGTGACCATTGCCTGGGCGTGCCGGGTCTGGTGCAGCGGTTGTCAGTGGATGGGGTGGCGCATCCGGTGTGGGCATATTTTCCGGCTTCGGGCCGGCAATTATTTACCCGGCTGCGGTACGCCTGTGTTTTCCACGAGGTGGCGGACCTGCGTGAGGTGCCGGTCAGCGGGGACGGCGCGGTGGCGATGGCCTCGTTCGGTGTGCTCGAGGCGCGCCGGCTGGACCACTCCATCGATGCATTCGGCTATCGGCTGGTCGAGCCTGACGGGCGGCGGCTGGTACCAGAACTCCTGGCCCGCTTCGGCATCGAGGGCCCCGCCGTGGGCGAACTGCAGCGCGCCGGGTCTATTCGCGCCGGCGGGCGGCGGGTCCGGCTCGAGGAAGTCAGCCAGCCGCGGCGGGGCCAGCGGTTCGCGTTCATTATGGACACCCGGCTCTGCGACGCCGTCTACGCACTAGCCGACGGCGCCGATCTTTTGGTGATAGAGGCGACCTTCCTCAGCGAGGACTCCGAACTGGCAGCCCGCTACGGGCATTTGACTGCGCAGCAGGCAGCGACAGTGGCGGCGGAGTGCGGCGTGCGCCGGTTGGTGCTGACCCACTTTTCGCAGCGGTACCCCGATACCAATCGGTATGCGGCGCAGGCAGCCGAGGTGTTCAGCGGGGATCTGGTCATCGCCGAGGACT